In the genome of Paenibacillus sp. GP183, the window GAGCCTCTTAATGCTGGACAACCCCTGAACAAGGATACGTTAAAGCAGGCTGCCGATAATATCGCAAGACGAGCTGACGGCATGGGTATAACTGAGCCCGAAGTGTACCCGGAGGGAACGGACCGGATTCGTGTAAGATTGGCTGGAGTTACCAACGAAGAAGAAGTAAGAAAACAGATTTCTACGCCAGCTGTGCTCACTTTCCGTACTTATGATGGGAAGATAAAACTAGACGGCACGGATTTTGTTGAAAATGCTGCAAAGGTTGGTTTTCAGCCGAACACGAACCAGCCTCTGATTGAAATTAAAATGAAGAGTAAAGACAAGTTTAATCAAGTAACGACTGAAATTTCACAAATCCCGCCGCCCAACAATGTGCTTGCTATTTATTTAGATGATAAGCAGTTGTCCGCTCCTTCTGTCAAAGCTCCAATTAACAGTGATTCAGCGGTCATTGAAGGAAGCTATACTTTCACTGAGGCAACAAATTTAGCAAAAACCATTAATTTAGGGGCATTGCCTTTAAAACTAACGGAAAAATATATCCAGCGGGTAGATGCCACCTTGGGTCAGGCTTCACTGGCACAAACGGCAAGAGCAGGATTGATTGCTTCCATCCTCATCTTCTTGTTCATGGTATTGTACTATCGTGTGCCGGGTCTTGTTGCTGCATTCACTCTTATCAGCTACACCTGGCTGCTTCTGGCCGTGTTTGATTGGATGAACGCTACCTTAACACTGCCGGGAATTGCGGCTCTGGTGCTCGGTGTCGGCATGGCGGTTGACGCCAATATTATTACCTACGAAAGAATCAGGGAAGAAATTCGTTCTGGCAAGAGCACACTGTCGGCTTTGAAGTCAGGATCGAAGCATTCCTTCCGCACGATCATGGATGCGAAC includes:
- the secD gene encoding protein translocase subunit SecD, giving the protein MLDWRRISAFFLTIIVVLGVVAATSPVLVQRIKLGLDLKGGFEILYTAEPLNAGQPLNKDTLKQAADNIARRADGMGITEPEVYPEGTDRIRVRLAGVTNEEEVRKQISTPAVLTFRTYDGKIKLDGTDFVENAAKVGFQPNTNQPLIEIKMKSKDKFNQVTTEISQIPPPNNVLAIYLDDKQLSAPSVKAPINSDSAVIEGSYTFTEATNLAKTINLGALPLKLTEKYIQRVDATLGQASLAQTARAGLIASILIFLFMVLYYRVPGLVAAFTLISYTWLLLAVFDWMNATLTLPGIAALVLGVGMAVDANIITYERIREEIRSGKSTLSALKSGSKHSFRTIMDANVTNLIAGAVLYYVGNGAIRGFAVITMVSIIISILTNVFLSRGLLHLIIRGNMLKKPVYFGVKEAEIRDL